From Thermomonas sp. XSG, one genomic window encodes:
- a CDS encoding ABC transporter ATP-binding protein — protein MPDRREVLRLEGLRKSYNIGQPNEVEVLHGLDLRVDSADFAALVGPSGSGKSTLLNQIGLLDSPTAGELYLLGQPTRTMDDEARTAARGKHIGFVFQFHHLIGAFTALENVLMPLMVAHGKPDREALDRARGLLADVGLENLADRKPDQLSGGQQQRVAIARALVTRPALLLADEPTGNLDTKTAADVFALLRRFNEQFGCAVLVVTHDPRLAESCDRTITLVDGRIDGDMAGGGAAGARG, from the coding sequence ATGCCTGACCGGCGCGAGGTGCTGCGGCTGGAAGGGCTGCGCAAGTCCTACAACATCGGCCAGCCCAACGAAGTCGAGGTGCTGCACGGCCTCGACCTGCGCGTGGACAGCGCCGACTTCGCCGCGCTGGTGGGGCCCTCGGGCTCGGGCAAGAGCACGCTGCTCAACCAGATCGGCCTGCTGGATTCGCCCACTGCCGGGGAGCTCTACCTGCTCGGCCAGCCCACCCGCACGATGGACGACGAGGCGCGTACCGCCGCGCGAGGCAAGCACATCGGCTTCGTGTTCCAGTTCCACCACCTGATCGGCGCGTTCACCGCGCTGGAAAACGTGCTGATGCCGCTGATGGTGGCGCACGGCAAGCCCGACCGCGAAGCGCTGGATCGCGCCCGCGGGCTGCTGGCCGACGTGGGGCTGGAAAATCTGGCCGACCGCAAGCCCGACCAGCTTTCCGGCGGCCAGCAGCAGCGCGTGGCGATCGCCCGCGCACTGGTCACGCGGCCGGCCCTGCTGCTGGCGGATGAGCCCACCGGCAACCTCGACACCAAGACCGCCGCCGACGTGTTCGCCCTGCTGCGCCGCTTCAACGAACAGTTCGGCTGCGCCGTGCTGGTGGTCACCCACGATCCGCGCCTGGCCGAATCCTGCGACCGCACCATCACCCTGGTGGACGGGCGCATCGATGGCGACATGGCGGGCGGTGGGGCGGCGGGCGCCAGGGGCTAG
- a CDS encoding TMEM165/GDT1 family protein: MESLLVSTGVVALAEIGDKTQLLAFILAARFKKPVPIILGILAATIVNHGLAGALGAWITATLTPEVLRWVLGLSFIGMAIWTLIPDKIEEEETRIAGKFGVFGATLVTFFLAEMGDKTQIATVAMAAHYATPLLVVIGTTLGMLIADVPAVFIGDKLANRIPMKLVHSIAAGIFALLGVATLLGAGSGLGF, from the coding sequence ATGGAATCACTCCTCGTCTCCACCGGGGTCGTCGCGCTCGCCGAGATCGGCGACAAGACACAGCTGCTCGCCTTCATTCTCGCCGCGCGCTTCAAGAAGCCGGTGCCGATCATCCTTGGCATCCTCGCGGCGACCATCGTCAACCACGGCCTCGCGGGTGCGCTGGGGGCGTGGATCACCGCGACGCTGACGCCCGAGGTGCTGCGCTGGGTGCTGGGCCTGTCGTTCATCGGCATGGCGATCTGGACCTTGATTCCGGACAAGATCGAGGAAGAGGAAACCCGGATCGCCGGCAAATTCGGCGTGTTCGGCGCCACGCTGGTGACCTTCTTCCTGGCCGAGATGGGCGACAAGACGCAGATCGCCACCGTCGCGATGGCCGCCCATTACGCGACGCCGCTGCTGGTCGTCATCGGCACCACGCTCGGCATGCTGATCGCGGACGTGCCGGCGGTGTTCATCGGCGACAAGCTGGCCAACCGCATCCCGATGAAGCTGGTGCATTCGATCGCCGCCGGCATCTTCGCGCTGCTCGGGGTTGCCACCTTGCTCGGCGCCGGCTCGGGGCTCGGGTTCTAG
- a CDS encoding FUSC family protein, with translation MSPRTHLHALRRLLHAEWRQHATLQATRRRWPMPLAAALASGLPLLAGVALGNVGAGLAGSLGGLVFLYLPETPMHHRMVTLMACGFALTACYTLGLGVQASGLAAMRVPLLALVALLVTMVARYYRLAPPGPLFFVMAAAIGAYTPMAATLLTAQLGALFLGVLLATLIAFAYSLAMLARWPASPVPERRPASFDFVVVDAVVIAAAVGISLLLAELLRLPRPYWVPVSCLAVVQGVSLRGVWNRQLQRVAGTAVGLLVAFALLSSPLDPWRIAGAVMALTVLVEWLVVRHYGLAVVFITPLTILLAEAATLDRHVAVGALVRARFTDTVLGCLVGLLAGVWLHSPKLRGWVARPLRALVPRRLRPER, from the coding sequence ATGAGTCCGCGCACACACCTGCATGCGCTGCGCCGCCTGCTGCACGCGGAATGGCGGCAGCATGCGACGCTCCAGGCCACGCGCCGGCGCTGGCCGATGCCGCTCGCCGCCGCACTGGCCAGCGGCCTGCCGCTGCTGGCCGGGGTGGCGCTGGGAAACGTCGGTGCCGGGCTGGCCGGATCGCTCGGTGGGCTGGTGTTCCTGTATCTGCCCGAGACCCCGATGCACCACCGCATGGTCACGCTGATGGCCTGTGGTTTCGCGCTCACGGCCTGTTACACCCTCGGCCTTGGCGTGCAGGCCTCGGGCCTGGCGGCGATGCGGGTGCCGCTGCTGGCGTTGGTCGCCCTGTTGGTGACGATGGTTGCCCGCTATTACCGGCTGGCCCCGCCGGGTCCGCTGTTCTTCGTCATGGCGGCCGCGATCGGTGCGTATACGCCGATGGCTGCGACGCTGCTGACTGCGCAGCTGGGCGCGCTGTTCCTGGGGGTGCTGCTCGCAACCCTGATCGCGTTCGCGTACTCGTTGGCGATGCTGGCGCGCTGGCCTGCATCGCCGGTGCCTGAGCGACGTCCGGCAAGCTTCGACTTCGTGGTGGTGGACGCGGTGGTGATTGCGGCAGCCGTCGGCATCTCGCTGCTGCTGGCGGAACTGCTGCGCTTGCCGCGGCCCTACTGGGTGCCGGTGAGCTGCCTGGCGGTGGTGCAGGGAGTGTCCCTGCGCGGGGTCTGGAACCGGCAGCTGCAGCGCGTGGCGGGGACCGCGGTGGGTCTGCTGGTTGCGTTTGCGCTGCTGTCCTCGCCGCTGGATCCCTGGCGTATCGCCGGCGCGGTGATGGCGCTGACTGTTCTGGTGGAATGGCTGGTGGTGCGCCACTACGGGCTGGCGGTGGTGTTCATCACGCCGCTGACCATCCTGCTGGCCGAGGCGGCGACGCTGGACCGCCATGTCGCGGTGGGGGCGCTGGTCCGCGCGCGCTTCACGGATACCGTGTTGGGCTGCCTTGTCGGCCTGCTCGCGGGCGTATGGCTGCACAGCCCTAAACTGCGCGGGTGGGTTGCGCGGCCATTGCGCGCGCTGGTGCCGCGACGCCTGCGCCCGGAGCGCTGA
- a CDS encoding VOC family protein, whose translation MIPKNTICLWYDGEALEAATFYAATFPDSAVGRVMRAPADFPSGRQGDILTVEFSVLGIPCVGLNGGPAFRHNEAFSFQVATDDQAETDRYWDAIVGNGGEESACGWCRDRWGVSWQISPRVLLEAIADPDPAAARRAFEAMMTMHRIDIAAIEAALRR comes from the coding sequence ATGATCCCGAAAAACACCATCTGCCTGTGGTACGACGGCGAAGCACTGGAAGCCGCCACGTTCTACGCCGCCACCTTCCCCGACAGCGCCGTGGGGCGGGTGATGCGCGCACCGGCGGACTTTCCCTCGGGCCGGCAGGGCGACATCCTCACCGTGGAGTTCAGCGTGCTCGGCATTCCCTGCGTGGGCCTCAACGGCGGGCCGGCTTTCAGGCACAACGAAGCCTTCTCGTTCCAGGTCGCCACCGACGACCAGGCGGAAACCGACCGCTACTGGGACGCCATCGTCGGCAACGGCGGCGAGGAAAGCGCCTGCGGCTGGTGCCGGGACCGCTGGGGCGTGTCGTGGCAGATCTCGCCGCGCGTCCTGCTGGAGGCCATCGCCGATCCCGATCCGGCCGCGGCCAGGCGCGCATTCGAAGCGATGATGACGATGCACAGGATCGACATCGCCGCGATCGAAGCGGCGCTGCGCCGCTGA
- a CDS encoding alpha/beta hydrolase-fold protein gives MFMQLAGWAGKRWVTALLTMLVLGACAGRSVIETAPPHASFALDSTVLGEVRQINVYLPPQQAGRRYPVIYMPDGGVAEDFPHVATAVDTAIREGRMAPVILVGIENTLRRRDMTGPTSVAADREIAAVIGGSAQFRGFIARELIPFVEASYPTNGQRGIIGESLAGLFVVETLFQSPGLFDTFIALDPSLWWDGGRLAADTSAWLDAHSDIQARLYVGWAEPEMIGREVQVLERSLRAAALSGLKWQVQARTDLSHQTIYRALAPEVLPAMYPPE, from the coding sequence ATGTTCATGCAACTTGCTGGTTGGGCAGGAAAGCGCTGGGTCACCGCGCTTTTGACTATGTTGGTGCTGGGGGCATGCGCGGGAAGGTCTGTGATCGAGACGGCACCACCGCATGCTTCTTTTGCCCTTGACTCCACGGTCTTGGGAGAAGTCCGGCAGATCAATGTGTACTTGCCGCCCCAGCAGGCTGGTCGACGCTATCCCGTGATCTATATGCCTGATGGCGGGGTGGCGGAGGACTTTCCGCATGTGGCTACCGCCGTTGACACCGCCATCCGGGAAGGACGGATGGCGCCGGTGATCCTGGTTGGAATCGAGAACACTCTGCGGCGACGGGACATGACCGGCCCGACATCCGTGGCCGCAGATCGCGAAATTGCGGCGGTGATCGGCGGCTCTGCGCAGTTTCGAGGCTTCATCGCGCGCGAGCTGATCCCGTTCGTCGAGGCTTCGTATCCCACCAATGGACAGCGCGGAATCATTGGTGAATCGCTTGCAGGACTATTCGTCGTTGAAACGCTGTTTCAATCGCCGGGGCTGTTCGACACGTTCATCGCGCTTGACCCGAGTCTGTGGTGGGACGGTGGAAGGCTGGCGGCCGATACGTCAGCATGGCTGGATGCGCATTCGGATATTCAAGCCCGGCTCTACGTGGGGTGGGCGGAACCGGAAATGATCGGTCGGGAAGTGCAGGTGCTTGAGCGTTCACTCCGAGCCGCAGCACTATCGGGACTGAAGTGGCAGGTACAGGCTCGCACCGATCTGAGCCACCAGACGATTTATCGCGCACTAGCCCCTGAAGTTTTGCCGGCCATGTACCCTCCGGAATAA
- a CDS encoding DUF6164 family protein — MAKLLMNLRNVPDDEADEVRALLDQHGVRYYETRPSRWGISFGGIWLRDEAGFAAAKQLLATYQQERQQRARAEREAAEREGTVETFWSVVRAEPGRVALVVIGILFTLALFALPMILLRG; from the coding sequence ATGGCGAAACTGCTGATGAATCTGCGCAACGTGCCTGACGACGAGGCTGACGAAGTACGTGCGCTGCTCGACCAGCACGGGGTCAGGTACTACGAAACCAGGCCCAGCCGCTGGGGGATTTCCTTCGGCGGGATCTGGCTGCGCGATGAGGCCGGGTTCGCGGCAGCGAAGCAATTGCTGGCCACCTACCAGCAGGAGCGCCAGCAGCGCGCCCGCGCCGAGCGCGAGGCTGCCGAGCGCGAGGGCACCGTGGAGACGTTCTGGTCGGTCGTGCGCGCAGAGCCGGGACGCGTGGCGCTGGTCGTCATCGGCATCCTGTTCACCCTGGCCTTGTTCGCCCTGCCGATGATACTGCTGCGCGGCTGA
- a CDS encoding amidohydrolase family protein, whose protein sequence is MRPPGLILLLALACGPVFAQSYSGPIIDVHLHVGPAAPGAPNPATGKPTTANSDAERERLTLERMRQHGIVLGLVSGSDAAMASMRRAGGDNTIWAGAFLDDGRTPLPPVEVLRKAFTNGELKVMGEIGAQYHGLNPSDVWFEPYLALAEELDIPVGIHTGLAPPGTPYGCCPGFSVDLGNPMRLEPMLKRHPKLRVWLMHAGWPYLQETKAILYMYPQVHADLSVINWIIPRQEFHDYLQALVTAGMGDRLMFGSDQMVWPEAITQAVEGVDSAPFLSPAQKRAIFHDNAARFLRIDR, encoded by the coding sequence ATGCGTCCTCCCGGCTTGATCCTGCTGCTGGCTCTGGCCTGCGGTCCCGTGTTCGCCCAGTCGTACTCGGGGCCGATCATCGATGTTCATCTGCACGTCGGGCCGGCGGCGCCCGGCGCGCCCAATCCGGCCACCGGCAAGCCGACCACGGCCAATTCCGATGCCGAGCGCGAGCGCCTGACCCTGGAGCGGATGCGCCAGCACGGCATCGTGCTGGGGCTGGTCAGCGGCTCCGATGCGGCCATGGCCAGCATGCGGCGCGCGGGGGGCGACAACACCATCTGGGCCGGCGCGTTCCTCGACGACGGGCGCACGCCCCTGCCGCCGGTCGAGGTGTTGCGCAAGGCGTTCACCAATGGCGAGTTGAAGGTGATGGGGGAGATCGGGGCGCAGTACCACGGGCTGAACCCCAGCGATGTGTGGTTCGAACCCTACCTCGCGCTGGCCGAAGAACTCGACATCCCTGTTGGCATCCACACCGGCCTGGCGCCGCCGGGCACGCCGTATGGCTGCTGCCCGGGCTTCAGCGTCGACCTCGGCAACCCGATGCGGTTGGAGCCGATGCTCAAGCGCCATCCCAAACTGCGGGTGTGGCTGATGCATGCCGGCTGGCCCTACCTGCAGGAAACCAAGGCCATCCTCTACATGTACCCGCAGGTGCACGCGGACCTGTCGGTGATCAACTGGATCATCCCGCGGCAGGAATTCCACGATTACCTGCAGGCGCTGGTGACCGCCGGGATGGGCGACCGGCTGATGTTCGGCTCCGACCAGATGGTCTGGCCGGAAGCGATCACGCAGGCGGTGGAGGGCGTCGACAGTGCCCCATTCCTGAGCCCGGCGCAGAAGCGCGCGATCTTCCATGACAACGCGGCGCGGTTCCTGCGTATCGACAGGTAG
- a CDS encoding DUF4920 domain-containing protein, protein MRLLTTCLLSTAALFAHAGSLSTYGKPFADGVAVPVSQAVAAFDTHAGKPGRFSGRITEVCQAKGCWMVLEHEGQTARVMFGNDDFFLPKDASGSAVVHGVLARKQLSPEQVKHFAEDGGKGLAVDPVEYRIVADGVRLVGVP, encoded by the coding sequence ATGCGCCTGCTCACCACCTGCCTGCTCTCCACCGCCGCGTTGTTCGCGCACGCCGGCAGCCTTTCCACCTATGGAAAGCCCTTCGCCGACGGCGTGGCGGTACCGGTGTCGCAGGCCGTCGCCGCGTTCGATACCCATGCCGGCAAGCCCGGCCGATTCAGTGGCCGGATCACCGAGGTCTGCCAGGCCAAGGGCTGCTGGATGGTGCTTGAGCACGAGGGCCAGACGGCGCGGGTGATGTTCGGCAACGACGATTTCTTCCTGCCCAAGGATGCCAGTGGTAGCGCGGTGGTCCACGGCGTGTTGGCGCGCAAACAGCTGAGCCCGGAGCAGGTCAAACATTTTGCCGAGGACGGCGGCAAGGGCCTGGCGGTCGATCCGGTCGAGTACCGCATCGTCGCGGACGGCGTCCGGCTGGTCGGCGTGCCGTAG